In Streptomyces sp. SN-593, a single genomic region encodes these proteins:
- a CDS encoding NAD(P)H-quinone oxidoreductase: MDAMTIPQPGGPDALTWADVPDPVAGDGEVVVEVAASAVNRADLLQRQGLYDPPPGSVPYPGLECSGRIAAVGPGVAGWAVGDEVCALLAGGGYAEKVAVPAGQLLPVPRGIDLVTAAALPEVTATVWSNVFMVARLRPTETLLVHGGSSGIGTMAIQLGKAVGARVAVTAGSPEKLDACRELGADVLIDYREQDFVAELGPEGADVVLDLVGAKYLDRNIDALAPDGRLVVIGMQGGVKAELNLAKLMAKRGTVAATTLRARPPAEKASIVAAVREHVWPLIEAGTVRPVVDRAMPLVQAAEAHRLMESSTHIGKILLTV; encoded by the coding sequence ATGGACGCGATGACGATTCCCCAGCCAGGCGGCCCCGACGCGCTGACCTGGGCGGACGTTCCCGATCCGGTGGCCGGTGACGGCGAGGTCGTGGTCGAGGTCGCGGCCAGCGCCGTGAACCGGGCCGACCTCCTCCAGCGCCAGGGCCTGTACGACCCGCCGCCGGGCTCCGTGCCGTACCCGGGCCTGGAGTGCTCCGGCCGGATCGCGGCGGTCGGGCCGGGCGTGGCCGGCTGGGCGGTCGGCGACGAGGTGTGCGCGCTGCTCGCGGGCGGCGGCTACGCCGAGAAGGTGGCGGTCCCCGCCGGCCAACTGCTGCCTGTGCCACGGGGAATCGACCTCGTGACGGCGGCCGCGCTGCCCGAAGTCACCGCCACCGTCTGGTCGAACGTCTTCATGGTGGCCCGTCTGCGGCCGACCGAGACGCTGTTGGTGCACGGCGGGTCGAGCGGGATCGGCACCATGGCGATCCAGCTCGGGAAGGCGGTCGGCGCGCGGGTCGCGGTCACCGCGGGCAGCCCGGAGAAGCTCGACGCCTGCCGGGAGTTGGGCGCGGACGTGCTGATCGACTACCGCGAGCAGGACTTCGTGGCCGAACTCGGCCCGGAGGGCGCGGACGTCGTCCTCGACCTGGTCGGCGCCAAGTACCTGGACCGCAACATCGACGCGCTCGCGCCGGACGGCCGCCTGGTGGTGATCGGTATGCAGGGCGGCGTGAAGGCCGAGCTGAACCTCGCCAAGCTGATGGCCAAGCGCGGCACCGTCGCCGCGACCACGCTGCGGGCCCGCCCGCCGGCCGAGAAGGCGTCGATCGTCGCGGCGGTGCGCGAGCACGTCTGGCCGTTGATCGAGGCGGGCACCGTCCGGCCGGTCGTCGACCGCGCGATGCCGCTCGTCCAGGCCGCCGAGGCGCACCGGCTGATGGAGTCCAGCACCCACATCGGCAAGATCCTGCTGACCGTCTGA